The nucleotide sequence TCGGCGTGTCCTGGCAGGATGCGGAGGCCTATTGCAAATGGGCGGGCAAGCGCCTGCCGACGGAGGCGGAATGGGAAAAGGCCGGACGCGGCGAAGGCCGGCGGCGCTACGCCTGGGGCGATGAGTTTGCGCCGGGCTATGCCAACGTGGATGGCAAGGAGGACGGCTACCAATATCTGGCGCCCCCCGGTGCGCTGGAGGCAGGCCGTAGTCCCTATGGGGTTTACGACATGACGGGCAACGTGTCCGAGTGGGTGGCGGATTCGTATGACGAAGCCTACTATAAAAAGGCACCGTTTCGTGACCCACCGGGACCGGAGGATAAGGATCTGAAAGTCATCCGAGGCGGTTCGTGGCGGGAGACGGCGCACAACGCCAGGCTGTCGAAGCGGTTCCAGGCCAAAATGTGGCGGACGGACAGTACAATCGGCATCCGGTGCGCGCGCGATGCTGAGGAAGTCAAGCGCGGTCCGTCCCGGAAAACCTCCTGAGTCTCAACGGCCCCGTGGCCTTGCTGTTCCGACGGCCATGATTGAAACCCGATTCAAAATCGCGATGCTCGTGGCGGTGGCAATCTTCGCCAGTTTTCCGATCCTAGGAATTCTGCGTGGGACGCAGCTGCCTCCGATCGAGCCGGACCTTCCGGAAGCGCCGCTGGCGGATGTCCGCGTGTCCGGTGCCGATGACCTGCCGGTTGAGGAGACGATGGTGCCCATTCCCGCCGGTCCGTTCATGCGAGGGACGCTGGCCGGTGGCTTTGACGAACAGCCGATCAAAACGATTCACCTCGAGCCCTATACCATTGATAAATACGAAGTGACAAATCGTCAGTACGAGATGTTTGTCGCTGCGACCGGACATCGCAAGGCCGGCCCCCCGTCCCGCTATGCGAAGAATATGGCTCGCATGCGGGGTGTGAATCAGCCCGTGGTTTATGTCTCGTGGGACGATGCCGAGGCCTACTGCAAGTGGAAGGGCAAGCGTCTGCCGACCGAAGCGGAGTGGGAAAAGGCCATGCGCGGCACCGATAAGCGTCTCTGGCCATGGGGCAACGAGATCAATCCACTGGCCTCCAACTGGGCGGTGGCGAAGGATGGGTATGACGTGACGGCGCCGGTGGGATCGTTCACACGCGACATAAGTCCGTTCGGGGTGGCCGATGGCGCGGGCAATGTCATCGAATGGGTAGCAGATTGGTATGGGGAAAACGCCTACGATGATCCGGTTGATCGC is from Nitrospira sp. and encodes:
- a CDS encoding formylglycine-generating enzyme family protein yields the protein MENKGVLIGSIIFVFASFALMIGLLVHESYKVKEQRKVLASIKTEHKAVAPAAARDFSMYKTLVGDEGREMVQIPEGPFTMGSSEGDPDETPERQVYLKGYYIDKKEVTQADYEQFLKMAKRGKPGFPVFEDDQSKILKPELPAIGVSWQDAEAYCKWAGKRLPTEAEWEKAGRGEGRRRYAWGDEFAPGYANVDGKEDGYQYLAPPGALEAGRSPYGVYDMTGNVSEWVADSYDEAYYKKAPFRDPPGPEDKDLKVIRGGSWRETAHNARLSKRFQAKMWRTDSTIGIRCARDAEEVKRGPSRKTS
- a CDS encoding formylglycine-generating enzyme family protein translates to MLRKSSAVRPGKPPESQRPRGLAVPTAMIETRFKIAMLVAVAIFASFPILGILRGTQLPPIEPDLPEAPLADVRVSGADDLPVEETMVPIPAGPFMRGTLAGGFDEQPIKTIHLEPYTIDKYEVTNRQYEMFVAATGHRKAGPPSRYAKNMARMRGVNQPVVYVSWDDAEAYCKWKGKRLPTEAEWEKAMRGTDKRLWPWGNEINPLASNWAVAKDGYDVTAPVGSFTRDISPFGVADGAGNVIEWVADWYGENAYDDPVDRDPKGPEFGTYKVLRGGGYTTSGTDVRVTSRNKMVPDFRDETIGFRCAVSGGPTEGKIRPAKGRQLTENRNSTE